The genome window CCCGCTGCAGCCCGAGAGCGACGGGACGCGCTACGAGGCGGTCTTCAGCTGAAACCCGCCTCACACAGAGACACGGAGGGGCACTGAAAGAACGGAAGAAGCTCTTCTCCGTGTCTTTCAGTGCCCCTCCGCGCTCTCTGTGTGATGGTTTTTCCTACGCGGAGCCCGTGGGCGGCCGCTCCATCAGCAGGTACACGCCCTTGTCCTCCACGAGTTGAAAGCCGAGCCGCTGATATAGGCGCAGCGCCGGGTTCATCCGCTCCACGTGGATGCTGACCGGCTTCCCCGCCGCGTCACCCCGCGCCAGGACGCCGCGGAGGAGCTGCGTACCGTATCCGCGCCCGCGGTGCTCCGCGAGCAGGGAGATGTCCACGATGCGGATCTCGCGCGCCCACTCGTCCACGTACAGGCGCCCGGCGGGGCGGCCGCCCACCAGCACGAGGTCGAACGACGCGCCGGTGTAGTGCTCCCGCCACCATGCGTGCTGCGCCTCGAACTGCTGCCGCAGAAACGCCTCCTTCTGCTCCGCGGTCCAGGGCACCTGCGCCAGCTCCTCCTGGCGCGACTCCGCGTACACGCGCAGCAGGAAGGGAAGGTCGTCATCCCCCGCCGGACGGAGCGTCACCTCCTCCACCTGTCGCCCCACGATCATCGCTCACACATCGATTCGGGGTGGATCGAAACGGGTGCGGCCGCGCAGGAACACGCGGCCGCACCCCACACTTTTCACGCTTACATGTTCTCACGCTGGCGCCAAGCGCGCGGCAAAGCGGCCGCACCTCGGCACCAGCCGCCGCCGCTCAGCCGCGCGGCGGGAACACGCCCTGCATCGCGATGTTGAAGTTCAAGGTGAGGTACGGCATCATGTTGTTGTGCGGCTGGTCGCCGCCGGCGGGAGCGATGGTATTCGGATCCATGCTCACCGTCGTACCCGGCGGAGTGGCGAACGAGAGTCCACCCACCGGGCGCGCGATGGAGGTGTTCGCCGGGAGCTTCGAGTTCGCCAGGTTCGACTGCGCCATGAGCGCGTGGGAATGCGCCGGAATCTCGCTCTCCAGCAACGTGATGGTCTGGCTTCCACTCATCTCCCCCAGAGAGTGCGGCGACAGCCCGGATCCCTGCCCCGGGTGCATCGGCGCACTTCCTTGCAGATCGGGCAGCGCGAAGGTGCTCTTCCCATCCCCTCCGTACACGGTGCCCAGGAGGGAGAACAGCGCGGTGTTCTGCGAGAGCGGCAGGAGCTGCCCATTGCACCACGCCCAACCCTTGGGCGGGAAGGTGAACGGGAAGATGCGGATCTCTGCCACGAACGGATCGGCCATGTCTGTGTCTCTCTCAGGTGGGGGATGGAAAGATGCCGTACAGCGAGAGAATGAAGTTGAGGCAGAGGTACGGCTGGAAGTTGCTGTGCGGCTGAGAGCCGCCCACCGGCCCCACGGACTGCGGCGCCATCGCGTTGTTGGGCGGGACCGTCCGGTACTGGTCGATGACCGAGGGCTGCGCCAGGAGGTGTGTGCCCGGGGCCGCGTAGAGCGCGTTCTGCCCGGCCGCCAGGAAGGCGTGGGTGTGCACCGGAATCTGGTTGGCGGTCAGCGTGATCTCCTCCGCTCCGCCGCTCTCCGCCAGCACGAAACCGTTTCCCTGGTGGATCGGAAGGCGGCCGCGCAGATCCGGAATTGCGAAGGTGCTCTCCCCATCACCGCCGTAGGTGGTGCCGATGAGCTGGAAAAGCGTCTCGTTTTCCGAGATCGGCAGGAGCTGCCCTGCGCAGAAGATCCAGCCCATGGGGGCGAAATTCCCCGCAAAGATCCGGATCTCGCCCACGTATGGTTGCGCCATCGCGGTGTTCTCCTAGTTGGGCGAGGGGAAGATCCCCTGCAGGGCGATGCAGAAGTTAAGCGCGAGATACGGCTGCATGTTCAGGTGCGATTGGCTTCCCCCGACGTTCCCGATCGTTCCAGGGGCCATCGCAACGAGAGCGGCCGCGTCGGAGTAGATCTCTCCGGAGGAGGTCGCCAGCATGTTCCCGGTGGGTACCGGTGTGGCCGCCGTCACGGAGAGGGCATTGGCCACGTGCACGTGCGTGGGGAGCTCCGCGATCGAAAGGGTGTGGCTCTGCTCGCCACCCGTTTGACCGAGGGTGAACCCCGAACCGGTGTGGATCGGCGTCTTCCCCTGCAGGTTGGGGAGGGCGAAGGTGGTCTGCCCGTTCCCCCCGTACGTGGTGCCGAGCAGCGAGAAGAGCGCCTGGTTCTGGTTGATCGGCAGGAGCTGCCCGTTGCACATCGCCCACCCCTTGGGCGCAAAATTGAACGACATGACGCGGATCTCCGAAAGGAACGGCTCCGCCATACGCCCTCCGTTGCTGTTGGTTAGAATACGGAAGAAAAGCCCAGCCGCCTCCACACGTCCCGGAACCGGGCGCCACTCTCGCCCCCGCGGTTCCCCTGCACTCCTCCGCGTCTAAAAAGAAGGGCGGGGTGGCGCACCCGCACCACCCCAGCCTTCCTCGGTGACTCCCGCGCGGCCCCGGCGGGACCGCGCAGGAGCATTCCGTCAGGGGGTGGCGCAGGTCGCCGACGTGTAGTTGACCGTGCTGCCCACCACCGCGTCCACCGTCGCGCCGCCGATGTCGCGCGACGACACGAAGTTCTTGACGTTGTTCGGGTCCGTGCCGCTTCCGGTGAGCCCCTGGATCTGGAACGTTCCCGTGTTCCACTGCTCCAGCCCGTAGTCCACGATCCCGCCCGCTGTCGCGGTGATCTGGTTATTCGTCAGGTTCACGCAGGTGCGGGTCGTATTCTGATTGTCGGCGTTCCCCGCCGTCAGCAACAAGCCGTACGCTGGGAAGGTCCCACCCGCGGTTACCGTGTTGTTGCGGATCGTGAGGTCCGCGGCTGCGGACCGACCCTGCCCGCGCGTGGTGCCTCGCATCCCGATCGCGTACGCCGTGACGGTGTTGCCGTTCACGTCCACGATCGCCCGCCCGTCGCTGCCGCCGGTGGGGAAGCCAGAAGCCTCGATCGCGATCCCAATCCCGTTGTTGTTCCCCTGCGAGGAAGTGATGTTCGTGTTGCTGGCGATGGTGCCCCGCATGAGGCCGCCGCCGTTCGAAATCACGTTGACACCATTCCCGACGCCGCCCTTGATCAGCGGGTTGCTGGTGACCGAGAAGGTGGTGGTGTGGTTACCGCTGCCCGAAAGGTTGATCGGTGCCTGGTTCCACCCCGCCGTCCCGCCGAAGCTGCTCCCGGTGATCGAAACGTCCGAGAAGCTGTTGTCGCCGGCGTCCACCTGGATGCCGTCCGTACCGTTCGCCAGGACGTCCTGGGTGAAGGTGCTGTTCTGCACCACCGTCTGGAAGTTGGCGGTCGACCGCAGCGACACCGTGATGCCGTCCGACGGGCCGGCGTTGACCGCGGGGGACCCCGGGTTGATGAAGCTGCTCGAAGAGATCAGCAGCCGGTCCGGCGCACCCGGCGCCGCGTTGGTCGCCGTGCTGTTGCGGATGAAGACGTTGTGGTTCGCCGAGCCCGAGCCCGTCACGGTGGTGTTCGTGATCGAGTTGGCCGTTCCCGCCGCCGTCGTGCCGAACAGCCCGAAGATGTAGATCCCGCTCTCGTTGACCTCGTTCCCGGCCCCGCTGATGGTGCTGTTGCTCAGCGTAAGGCCGGTCACGTTGGTGCCGTTGATCCCCTGCTCCGCCGCCCCGCTGATCGCAATCCGGTCAAGGAGCACGCTGCGGACGCCGTTCAGCTTGATGGCTCCGTTGCACAGCGTGTTCGTGGTGCCGTCGCAGACACCCGAGCCGCCCGCGTCCGTCGAATTGGCGTTCGTCAGGTTCATCCAGCTCAGGCTGATGTTCTGGGCGCTGGTGAGATTGATCCCGGAGATCGAGGTGTTCTGGATCGTCCCGCCCGTCCCCGCGGACCCGGTGCCGCTCACCGTGAGCCCCGCCGTCGTGCCGGTGTTGTTCAGCACGATGCCGTTCGGTGCGCCGTTGGCCGAGACGCTGCGGAACACCAGCCCGCCGACTCCGATGTTGACGTTGTTGACCCGCAGCGCAGTCCCCGTCGTCGTCGAGAGCACGTTCGCGGCGTTCGACGCTATTACCGTCCCGGCCAGCGAAGTGTGGGTGGCCTCGAAGGCGTTCTGCGTCGTGGTGTTCAGCGCCAGGACTCCGCTGAACGTCGACGTGCCGCCGGTGTTGTCCTGCAGGTAGATCCCCCGCTTGGCGGCACCCTGCGTGACTGCGCCCTTCACCACCAGAGTCGGCGAGCTCGCGTGGACGTAGACCGCCGTGCCGGACGGGTTGGAGATCGCCAGGTTGGTACCGAAGGTGAAGGTACCCGCCGAGCCCGCGAGGATGTCGATCCCCGCGTCGCCGCCGTTCAGCACCGACGACGCCTGCACGCCGTCCAGGTTGTAGCTCCCGTCCGCGTCGCTGAACTGGAGCCCCGTGCCGTTGGTCGCGGAGAGCTGGCCGGTCATGGTCAGCGTCCCCGAGTGCCCGCCCGTGACGTTGAGCAGCGCGAAGTTGTTGCCCTGCGACACGTTGCCGGAGAGCGCCAGCGTCGACGTACCCCCGCCGACGTTGACCGCGGCGCCCGCGCCGCCAGCGATGGTGCCGCCGTAGGTAAAGGACCCCGTCGAGGCGCCCGTCACGGCCAGCGCGTCCGAGGTGGCGCCCGAGAGCGCTCCCGAGCCGAAGCTGAACGTGCCGGTAGTCCTGACGCCGCTCAGGGCGATGTTGCCGGCACCGCCGGTGGAGGTCACGCCCGTGAGGCTCCCCTCGAGAGTGCCGGTGGTCAGGTTGAGCGCGCGCCCGTTGGTGTTGATCCCGACTTCCGAGATCCCCAGCGCCCCGAAGCTGGTGCCGGCCAGCGCCGTGCCGGTCGCGGTCACGTTGCCGAAGTTGAAGCCGCGCAGCGTGTTGTTGGCCGCGGTCGCGCTGCCGACGTTGGCCAGCGTCACTGCCGTGCCGCCCGCCGCCGTCACGTCCAGCGCCGAGGCGCTGCTCATGGACGGCTCGGCGCCCGAGTCCGCGGGCCAGGTCACGCCCGCTATGGAGCTGAGCGAGGCCGTGGCCCGCTGACCGATCAGCTTCTGCCCGTTCAGGAGCGTCACCGGACCGGCGTACGTCCCCGCGTACAGGAAGATGTTGTCGTTGGCGGCCGGGTTGTTCCCCGTTCCGTTGTTGATCGCCGCGAAGCTCGACAGCGAGTTGAACGGTGCGTCGTAGCGCCCGTCACCAGCTGCCGCGGCCGAGTTGATGAACCAGATGGGCGTCCCCACCGTCAGCGAAACCGTCGCCGCGGCGGAGGTCCCGAAGCCGTTGGTCACCGTGTAGGTGAAGCTCGCCGGCCCGTTGTAGCCCGCGTTGGGCCTGAAGGTGAAGGTGCTGTCCGCGTTGAGCGTCGCCGTGCCGTTGGACTGGCCCGTGATGGCGAGCACCTTGCCGTCGCCCGTGTCGTTCGTCGTCACGCGGAACTGCGTGCTGGTGGCCGTGTTGACCGGCACGTTGCCCACCAGCTGCGGCGAGTACGTGTCGTTCACCGCGCTCGGGCGCGCGCCTACCGCGATCGTCACCTGTCCGTCCGAGAAGCCGCGCGCGTTCGTCAGCCGGTACCGGAAGACGTAGTTGCCGGTGAACCCGTCCGGCGGCGTGAAGGTGACGCTTCCGTCAGCACCCACCGAGAGCGAGCCCGTGGTGCGGCCCGTCCCCGGGAGCGGGCTGACGGTGCTCCCCGCCGCGTGGGTCGTCACCGACCCGCCGAGGCTGTCCGCGCCGAATGAGGTGATCGTCGCGGCCGGGAAGCCGAGGTTGTCGTTGGAAAGCAGGCCGGGCGCCGCAAGCGTGTACGTCTGCGGGTTGCCGGCGGTGCTGTAGAAGGCGTGGAACGGCTGCCCCGGCACGCTGTTCGACGCGGGACCCTCGTTTACCGCCGTCGGCGACGCCTGCACCTCGAAGGAGTTGCTGGTGCCGGCCTGCGCGCCCGCCGTGTTTGTGGCCGTGAGCGTGAAGCTGCCCGGCGTCCCAAAGGTGATGGCGTGCGAGGTCAGGACCCCGGCCGTGAAGGCGCCGGAGGTGGCGCCCGCCGTGATCGCGCCGCTGGGCGTGGAGGTGAAGCCCACCGTGCCGGTGAAGCTGGTGACCGTGTTGTTGAACTCGTCCTGCGCGGTCACCCGCACGTTGAACGGCGTGTCGTCGAGCTGGGCGCCGATGCTGTCGATGCGGAAGTGGTGCAGCGGGCCGTGCGTCACGTTGAACGCCGTGCTCGTGGTGCCCGTCAGCGAGCCGGAGGTGGCGGCCAGCGTGTAGCCGGTGCCCACCGCGTTGATGCTCAGGTTGGAGAAGGTTGCCACGCCGTTCACCGCCGCCACCGTGGTGGTGCCGGAGAGCGTGCCGCTCGACGGGTTGGTGCCGATGGCGAGCGTCACGTTGTCCGTGGCGGTCGTCACCAGGTTGCCGTTGGCGTCCACGATGGACACCTGCACCGCCGGAGTGATCGGGGCGCTGGCCACCACGTTGGAGGGCTGGACCGTGAAGGCCAGCGCCGCCGGGGCGCCCGGAGTAATGTCGAAGGCGCCGCTCGTGGCGCCGGTCAGGCCGGTCGCGCTGGCGGCCAGCGTGTAGCCCGTCCCCGCCTTGTTGATGGAGAGGTTGGGGAAGGTCGCGATGCCGTCCACCGCCCCCACCGTCACCGTCCCGCCGAGCGTGCCGCTCCCCGGGTTGTTGCCGATGGCGATCGTCACGCCGTCCGTGGCCGTGGTGACCGTGTTGCCGTTGGCGTCCTGGATGGCCACCGTCACGGCGGGCGTGATCGACGCGCCAGCCACCGTGTTGGTGGGCTGCTGCACGAAGCCCAGCTTGGCCGCCGCGCCCACCTGTGTGGTGATGGGGCCGCTGGTTCCCGTCACCCCGTCACCGTCGGTGGCGGTCACCGTGTGCACCGTGCCGGCCGTCGTGCTCGTCGTGAACACGACGGTGGCCTCACCGGTCGACATCGTCTGGCTGGTGGGGGTGGCGAAGGAGCCGCCGTTGGTGCTGCTCCACGTCACCGTGCGGTTGGCCACGGGCACCGCGTTGCCGTTGGCGTCCACCAGCTGCGCGGTGATCGTGACCGTGGCCCCCGCGACGGGGTTGATCTCCGAGCGCAGCACCACGTACGACGCCGGGGCGCCGGGCGTGAAGGCCACCGTCGTGGTGTTGGCGAGGTTGAAGCTATCCAGCTTGGCCGTGATCTGCACCGTGTTGGCGACCACGGTGCCGGAGGTCAGCGTGGCGGTGTAGGTGCCGTCGTTGTTGTCCGTCGTGGCGCTCATGGTGCCGCTCGAGGTCTCGATGAGCACCGTTCCGCCGCTCGCCGTCAGGTTGTTCCCGTTGGCGTCCTTGAGCTGCACCGTGATGGTGGAGGTGCTCGCCCCGTCGGCCACGATGGAGGTCGGGTTGGCCGTGATGGTGCTGGTGTTGTGCGACGCCGCACCCGCGGTGACGTTGAACGCCGCGCTGGTGCCCGTCAGGCTGCCGGAGCTCGCGCCCAGCGTGTAGCCCGTGCCCGACTTGTCGATCGACAGGTCGGAGAAGGTCGCGACGCCGTTGACCGCCACCACCCGCTTGGTGCCCGAAAGCGTGCCGCTCGACGGGTTGGTGCCGATGGCGACGGTCACGCTGTCTGCATAGCCCGTGACCAGGTTGCCGCTGGCGTCCGTGACCGTCACCTGCACGGCGGGAGTGATCGCCGCGCCGGCCGCCGTATTCGACGGCTGCACCGAGAAGATGAGCTGCGAAGCCGCGCCGGCCGCAACCGAGACCGTGTTCGAGGTGGCGCCGGTCAGCCCGGTCGCCGAGAAGGAGAGCGTGCGGTCACCCACCGTGCCGGTGATCGACAGGTCGGTGAAGGTGGCCGTGCCGCTCGCGTTCGTGTTGATCGTGGCAGTGCCGCCCAGCGTGCCGCCGCCCGAGGCGATCGCCGCCGTGACGCTCACGCCCGCCTGCGCCACCGGGTTGCCGTTCGCGTCCTGCAGCTGCACCACCGGCTGCCGCGGGAAGGCGGCGCCGCTCTGCACGCTGTCGGAGGGCTGCGTCACGAGGACCAGCTTCGCCGCCGCGCCCGCCGTGACGTTGAACGCGCTGCTCGTCGCACCCGTCAGGCCGCCGCTGGCGAAGGCCAGCGTGTAGCCCGTGCCCGCCTTGTCGAGCGAGAGGTTGGAGAAGGTCGCGACGCCGTTCACGGCCGCCACCGTCGTGGTGCCCGACAGCGTGCCGCCCGCCGGGTTGGTGCCGATGGACACCGAGACGCTGTCCGCGGCGGTGGTCACCACGTTGCCGTTGGCGTCCTGGATGGCGACCGTCACGGCCGGCGAGATGGACGAGCCGGCGGCCGTGTTCGTGGGCTGCTGGGTGATGGCGAGCTTGGCCGCCGCGCCCACCTGCGTCACGATGTTGCCGCTCGTGCCCGTGCGATTGAGCGAGTCCGTCGCGGTCACGGTGTGCGTCACGCCAGCAGTGGTGCTGGTGGTGAAGACCACCGTCGCCGTGCCCGCCGAGTCCGTCGTCGAAGCGGCGGAGGCGAAGGAGCCGCCGTTCGTGCTCGTCCAGTTGACCACGGTGCCACCCGCGGCCACCGCGTTGCTGTCCGCGTCCACCGTCTGCGCCGTGATCGTCACCGGCGAGCCGGCCGCGACCGACGAGGCGCTGGAGGTGACGACGTATCCCGCCGCGGCGCCCGCGGTGAAGGTCACGTCGGCCGTGTCGGCCAGCGCGGTGCCGTTCAGCGTGCCGCTCACCCGCACCACGCCCACCGTGGCGCTGGTCAGCTTCGCCGTGTAGGTGCCGTTGTTGTTGTCCGTCACGGCCGTCAGCGTGCCGCCGCTGGCGTTCAGGACCACCGTGCCGCCGCTGCGCGTGATCGGCGTGCCGTTGGCGGAGCGAAGCTGGACGGTGATGCCCGACGTGTCGCGCACCGGCAGCGTGGCCGGCGAGGCGGTGATGGTGGAGCTGTCCGCCGAGGCCGTGCGCACCGTGAGCGTCATCGTCCCGGAGCTGCGGTTCGGCGTGGAGCCGGTGATCACCACCGTCCCGTCCGCCACGCCCGTCACCAGCCCGTTCGTGCTCACCGTGGCGACCGCCGGGTTGGCGCTCGACCAGGTCACCGTGCCGCCCACGGGGCGGCCCAGCCGGTTGCGAACCGTGTCCGTGAGCTGGAGCGTCGCCCCGGCCGAGATCTCGGCGCTGTCGGGGTACACGTCCACCCACCCGTTGGGGTGCTGCACCGGCGAGCTCACCCACAGGAAGAAGGTGAAGCTCTCCACCGCCGCGTCCCTGCGCAGCTTCCACCGGCGCACCGCCGAGGTCCCCTGCGGCTGGATGATCTCGCCGTACGAGAAGTACTTCTGCGGCTCGCTCGTGATGAACGGCTGCGCGCCGTCGTGGTTCACCGCCGTGACGGTGCCGTTGTTGGGCGTCGCGGAGGTGTTCCGCGGCTCGGCGTCGAAGAACACCTTGACGGAGTCCATGGCGACGCCGTCGTGCGTGCCGATCGCCTGCCCGATCAGGTTCTTCACCCGCATGTCGAACGCGAACGTGTCCGCCGCCACCGTCACGTTGTCCGTGATGAGCGAGACGTTCACGTGCTGTCCGCCGTAGTAGATGCGGTCGCCCTGCGCTCCGGCGGGCGCGGGCGCCCCTGGCTCGGAGCAGCGCACCGTGGCGGAGCGCGTGTTCGCCACGCACTGCAGCCGCAGCGGCCCCTCGGCGGGCGCGGTGCCGGGAACGACCGGCTTGCCCACCGGGCGGTCGCCGGACGCCTGGCCCACGGCCACGCGCATGATCAGCTCCGCGTCCGCGCGGGTGATCTGCCCGTCACCGTCCGCGTCGCCGCGGCCGGGGACGTCGAAGGTGGCCGGGATCGGCCGCCCCGCCAGGTAGGCATAAACGGCGAGGGCGTCGGCCGATGTGATTCGGCCGTCGCCATTGACGTCACCCACCAGGCCAGGGTCACGCTGCTGGGCCAGTGCGGGGATCAGGGCGCCCAGGAGGAGCACCCCGGCCAGCACGGCCGCCTTGAGTGAAAAGCGACGCATCATCGTTCTATATCCTGTCGAAAGAGACCGGCGGAGGGATTTACCGGGCGGGGTAGGCGGACACGATCAGCGGCGAACCGGCCGCGACCATGGGGGCGAGGTCGCTGAAATCGTTGGCGCCCACCAGCTCCTGGAAGTCCAGGCTGAAGGTGCGCTGGCCGGCCGGCTTCTTCGACGCGAAGCGGAGCGTGGCCATCGCCACGTCGTCCAGCCCGCCCGCGGCGGCTCCGGCGAAGCGCACCTGCCCGGGCGACACCTCGTGCCAGGCGCCGTCCACCCCGGCGGGGAAGTCGGCCCCGAGCACGGAGAGCTGCGTGGTGTCGTAGGCGAGCTGCGCCTGGAAGCTGGCGATGGAGGCGCTGGTCTGCACGCGGCGGAGGCGGACCTCGGCGTACGTGGTGACGGGGCCGGCCTCGGTCACCACCAGCACCGGGTGCAGCCCCGCCTTGAGCCCCGCAAAAGGATCGCCGGGATTTGCCTGCTTGGGCTGCACCACGTCCTGACACGCGGCCACCAGGGCGAGCGCGGCCAGGGCGAGTGCCGGACGGATGCGGAAGAGCTCGAGCTTCATGGGGGTACTCCGGTGGGGGTCGCGCGACGGGAACGGGAAAATCCACGGAGGGGACCACTACGGCCGCGAGGGGCGGCCGAGGCGCGTGGTATCCGGGGAAACGAGAGTTTGGAGAATACGGGTGCTGGAGCCCGGCGCTGGGTGGGACTGGGCGCGCCCGGGGGTCGGCGCTCTAGTGTAGTGGCTGCACCACGTTTGCGCAACAGTGCAGGCGGCAAAAGGACGGAGTTGCCGATGCCCGCAAACGTCGCCGCCGTACTCGTTTGTCCCGCTGCCGCTCCGCTGCGGTCACAGCGCGCGGAGCGGGATTCTCACTTCCGTCGTTTCCCACGCGATGAGCACCACTCCCGCGCCATCCGCCGCCGGCTCCATCCGGATGGTGAGCTGTTCCACCGGAGCCGTGAGGGGTCGGGCGGAAACGGGGATGCGGGCGACGTCCTGCGCGGGGTCGTAGTCGCGCCCCGAGCCGCCGGTGCGGCGGTTCAGGATCAGCGTCCAGCCGGCGCGCGTGGGGAGGGTGTAGAGGGCATAAACGCCCGGATCCACACGCGTGCCGCCGATTTCCAGCGCGCGGTCCGTGTACAGCCGCGTGGGCAGGTTGGCGCCGGTGCGCCACACCTGGTCCCACGGCACCAGCACGCCGCCCACCGCCGTTCTCCCGCGCAGCGAGGGGCGCCCGTACGCCACCGAGACGTGCGCGCCGCCGACGCGCAGGCTCACGGAGTCGCGCGGGGAAAGCTGTCCGATTCCCCGCCCCGCGCGGTCGCGCGCCGCGAATTCCGCGGCCAGCGCGGGCACGTCGGCCCCGGAAACACGGGCGCCGGCAACCTTTGCCGTGCTACGCAATCCATCCCAGCGCAGCAGCCGGCCGTCGGTGTCGGTCCACGCGCGCATCTCGCCGTCGATGGAGTGCAGCGAGACGCTGTCGCCCCCTTCCGGCCGCACCTCCACCGCCACCACCGAGTCCTCACCCACCCCGAAGAGGTGGAAGCGCGCGGTTCCGCCCCGCCCCGCGCGCCGTGCGTAGCGGATCGCCTGCTCGCGCAGCGCCAGCGAGTGCCGCAGCAGGGGGAGCGCCGGGCCGGGTGCGGGGATGCGGAAGCTTTCGCGGAGGGTGTCGCGCACGTACACCTGCGTGATGGT of Longimicrobium sp. contains these proteins:
- a CDS encoding GNAT family N-acetyltransferase — encoded protein: MIVGRQVEEVTLRPAGDDDLPFLLRVYAESRQEELAQVPWTAEQKEAFLRQQFEAQHAWWREHYTGASFDLVLVGGRPAGRLYVDEWAREIRIVDISLLAEHRGRGYGTQLLRGVLARGDAAGKPVSIHVERMNPALRLYQRLGFQLVEDKGVYLLMERPPTGSA
- a CDS encoding tail fiber protein, with protein sequence MADPFVAEIRIFPFTFPPKGWAWCNGQLLPLSQNTALFSLLGTVYGGDGKSTFALPDLQGSAPMHPGQGSGLSPHSLGEMSGSQTITLLESEIPAHSHALMAQSNLANSKLPANTSIARPVGGLSFATPPGTTVSMDPNTIAPAGGDQPHNNMMPYLTLNFNIAMQGVFPPRG
- a CDS encoding tail fiber protein; its protein translation is MAQPYVGEIRIFAGNFAPMGWIFCAGQLLPISENETLFQLIGTTYGGDGESTFAIPDLRGRLPIHQGNGFVLAESGGAEEITLTANQIPVHTHAFLAAGQNALYAAPGTHLLAQPSVIDQYRTVPPNNAMAPQSVGPVGGSQPHSNFQPYLCLNFILSLYGIFPSPT
- a CDS encoding tail fiber protein, whose product is MAEPFLSEIRVMSFNFAPKGWAMCNGQLLPINQNQALFSLLGTTYGGNGQTTFALPNLQGKTPIHTGSGFTLGQTGGEQSHTLSIAELPTHVHVANALSVTAATPVPTGNMLATSSGEIYSDAAALVAMAPGTIGNVGGSQSHLNMQPYLALNFCIALQGIFPSPN
- a CDS encoding invasin domain 3-containing protein; its protein translation is MMRRFSLKAAVLAGVLLLGALIPALAQQRDPGLVGDVNGDGRITSADALAVYAYLAGRPIPATFDVPGRGDADGDGQITRADAELIMRVAVGQASGDRPVGKPVVPGTAPAEGPLRLQCVANTRSATVRCSEPGAPAPAGAQGDRIYYGGQHVNVSLITDNVTVAADTFAFDMRVKNLIGQAIGTHDGVAMDSVKVFFDAEPRNTSATPNNGTVTAVNHDGAQPFITSEPQKYFSYGEIIQPQGTSAVRRWKLRRDAAVESFTFFLWVSSPVQHPNGWVDVYPDSAEISAGATLQLTDTVRNRLGRPVGGTVTWSSANPAVATVSTNGLVTGVADGTVVITGSTPNRSSGTMTLTVRTASADSSTITASPATLPVRDTSGITVQLRSANGTPITRSGGTVVLNASGGTLTAVTDNNNGTYTAKLTSATVGVVRVSGTLNGTALADTADVTFTAGAAAGYVVTSSASSVAAGSPVTITAQTVDADSNAVAAGGTVVNWTSTNGGSFASAASTTDSAGTATVVFTTSTTAGVTHTVTATDSLNRTGTSGNIVTQVGAAAKLAITQQPTNTAAGSSISPAVTVAIQDANGNVVTTAADSVSVSIGTNPAGGTLSGTTTVAAVNGVATFSNLSLDKAGTGYTLAFASGGLTGATSSAFNVTAGAAAKLVLVTQPSDSVQSGAAFPRQPVVQLQDANGNPVAQAGVSVTAAIASGGGTLGGTATINTNASGTATFTDLSITGTVGDRTLSFSATGLTGATSNTVSVAAGAASQLIFSVQPSNTAAGAAITPAVQVTVTDASGNLVTGYADSVTVAIGTNPSSGTLSGTKRVVAVNGVATFSDLSIDKSGTGYTLGASSGSLTGTSAAFNVTAGAASHNTSTITANPTSIVADGASTSTITVQLKDANGNNLTASGGTVLIETSSGTMSATTDNNDGTYTATLTSGTVVANTVQITAKLDSFNLANTTTVAFTPGAPASYVVLRSEINPVAGATVTITAQLVDANGNAVPVANRTVTWSSTNGGSFATPTSQTMSTGEATVVFTTSTTAGTVHTVTATDGDGVTGTSGPITTQVGAAAKLGFVQQPTNTVAGASITPAVTVAIQDANGNTVTTATDGVTIAIGNNPGSGTLGGTVTVGAVDGIATFPNLSINKAGTGYTLAASATGLTGATSGAFDITPGAPAALAFTVQPSNVVASAPITPAVQVSIVDANGNLVTTATDNVTLAIGTNPSSGTLSGTTTVAAVNGVATFSNLSINAVGTGYTLAATSGSLTGTTSTAFNVTHGPLHHFRIDSIGAQLDDTPFNVRVTAQDEFNNTVTSFTGTVGFTSTPSGAITAGATSGAFTAGVLTSHAITFGTPGSFTLTATNTAGAQAGTSNSFEVQASPTAVNEGPASNSVPGQPFHAFYSTAGNPQTYTLAAPGLLSNDNLGFPAATITSFGADSLGGSVTTHAAGSTVSPLPGTGRTTGSLSVGADGSVTFTPPDGFTGNYVFRYRLTNARGFSDGQVTIAVGARPSAVNDTYSPQLVGNVPVNTATSTQFRVTTNDTGDGKVLAITGQSNGTATLNADSTFTFRPNAGYNGPASFTYTVTNGFGTSAAATVSLTVGTPIWFINSAAAAGDGRYDAPFNSLSSFAAINNGTGNNPAANDNIFLYAGTYAGPVTLLNGQKLIGQRATASLSSIAGVTWPADSGAEPSMSSASALDVTAAGGTAVTLANVGSATAANNTLRGFNFGNVTATGTALAGTSFGALGISEVGINTNGRALNLTTGTLEGSLTGVTSTGGAGNIALSGVRTTGTFSFGSGALSGATSDALAVTGASTGSFTYGGTIAGGAGAAVNVGGGTSTLALSGNVSQGNNFALLNVTGGHSGTLTMTGQLSATNGTGLQFSDADGSYNLDGVQASSVLNGGDAGIDILAGSAGTFTFGTNLAISNPSGTAVYVHASSPTLVVKGAVTQGAAKRGIYLQDNTGGTSTFSGVLALNTTTQNAFEATHTSLAGTVIASNAANVLSTTTGTALRVNNVNIGVGGLVFRSVSANGAPNGIVLNNTGTTAGLTVSGTGSAGTGGTIQNTSISGINLTSAQNISLSWMNLTNANSTDAGGSGVCDGTTNTLCNGAIKLNGVRSVLLDRIAISGAAEQGINGTNVTGLTLSNSTISGAGNEVNESGIYIFGLFGTTAAGTANSITNTTVTGSGSANHNVFIRNSTATNAAPGAPDRLLISSSSFINPGSPAVNAGPSDGITVSLRSTANFQTVVQNSTFTQDVLANGTDGIQVDAGDNSFSDVSITGSSFGGTAGWNQAPINLSGSGNHTTTFSVTSNPLIKGGVGNGVNVISNGGGLMRGTIASNTNITSSQGNNNGIGIAIEASGFPTGGSDGRAIVDVNGNTVTAYAIGMRGTTRGQGRSAAADLTIRNNTVTAGGTFPAYGLLLTAGNADNQNTTRTCVNLTNNQITATAGGIVDYGLEQWNTGTFQIQGLTGSGTDPNNVKNFVSSRDIGGATVDAVVGSTVNYTSATCATP
- a CDS encoding DUF2911 domain-containing protein, with the translated sequence MSPAVAVLSLLAACAPAAPSPAAPEPGAFVVMLGPDTVAVERYTRTADRLVGELVIREPRTATRRYTAELAPDGSVRRLHVELHTIGADQPLTPYTFTDDFGRDTITQVYVRDTLRESFRIPAPGPALPLLRHSLALREQAIRYARRAGRGGTARFHLFGVGEDSVVAVEVRPEGGDSVSLHSIDGEMRAWTDTDGRLLRWDGLRSTAKVAGARVSGADVPALAAEFAARDRAGRGIGQLSPRDSVSLRVGGAHVSVAYGRPSLRGRTAVGGVLVPWDQVWRTGANLPTRLYTDRALEIGGTRVDPGVYALYTLPTRAGWTLILNRRTGGSGRDYDPAQDVARIPVSARPLTAPVEQLTIRMEPAADGAGVVLIAWETTEVRIPLRAL